From the Synechococcus sp. HK01-R genome, one window contains:
- a CDS encoding fructosamine kinase family protein: protein MQEELARLVRGMGPHAGGVDLELCQPVGGGCSQQAWRLQLSDGRQLFAKGGDPVMLEAERLGLQALRRWSDPLDLLVPEVLALLHGQSNRAWLLLPWLDQGVGDQRRLGRGLARLHRASAGQGPDRFGWESDAYIGLGPQPGGWRQSWGEAFIDLRLRPQMELARSWGLEIAPFEPLLHGLIQRLDRHGATPALVHGDLWSGNASVLGDGRGLLIDPACWWADREVDLAMTHLFGGFSRRFYEAYQQEWPLPDLASERVEVYNLYHLLNHANLFGGAYRQQCLQTLQRLEGIDG from the coding sequence ATGCAGGAGGAGCTAGCTCGATTGGTGAGGGGGATGGGGCCCCATGCGGGGGGCGTGGATCTTGAGCTCTGTCAGCCGGTGGGTGGTGGATGCAGTCAGCAGGCTTGGCGGTTGCAGCTCAGCGATGGTCGCCAGCTGTTCGCCAAGGGAGGGGATCCAGTCATGCTTGAGGCCGAACGGCTTGGCCTGCAGGCCCTGCGCCGCTGGAGCGATCCCCTCGATCTGCTGGTGCCCGAGGTCCTGGCGCTTCTCCATGGTCAATCCAACCGGGCCTGGCTGCTGCTGCCCTGGCTGGATCAGGGCGTTGGCGATCAGCGTCGGCTCGGGCGTGGCCTAGCCCGTCTGCATCGCGCGTCCGCAGGGCAAGGGCCTGATCGCTTTGGCTGGGAGAGCGACGCCTACATCGGTCTGGGCCCTCAACCAGGAGGATGGCGACAGTCCTGGGGCGAGGCCTTCATTGACTTACGCCTACGCCCTCAAATGGAGCTCGCCAGGAGCTGGGGGCTGGAGATCGCTCCATTCGAGCCGCTCTTGCACGGTTTGATCCAACGGCTTGATCGGCACGGGGCGACGCCGGCACTGGTCCATGGCGACCTTTGGAGCGGCAATGCCTCCGTGCTGGGAGATGGGCGGGGACTACTGATTGATCCAGCCTGTTGGTGGGCGGATCGTGAGGTGGACTTGGCGATGACCCACCTGTTCGGAGGCTTTTCAAGACGTTTCTACGAGGCTTACCAACAGGAGTGGCCTTTGCCTGACCTGGCCTCTGAACGGGTTGAGGTCTACAACCTCTATCACTTGCTCAACCATGCCAACCTCTTCGGTGGGGCCTACCGGCAACAGTGCCTGCAGACCCTTCAACGGCTCGAAGGCATCGATGGCTGA